In the genome of Synechococcus sp. CB0101, the window GTTCAGCCGCATCAATGCCAGCTTGAGCAGCACCCCAGGCGTGGGGGGAACCCCGGCTCCAGCGGTCAGCGAATTGCGACCGGCCGCGCAAGTGCTCACCTTGAAGCCGGCGATTCCGGCCTGGCGGCAGCGCTGGATAGCCATCGAAGACGTGGCCCCGGGCTGGCTTGGTGTGAATGGATTGGTGGCGGGGGCGGCGGCAGGAACGCTGCTGAGCCTGCGCCAATGGCGACGGCGTGATCTGCAGATGGAGAGGGCCAAGCGCAACCAACTGCGCCTGCTGCGCCAGGAGCTGCCCGGGCCGCTGCTCAGTCGCAGCGAGCTGCTGCAGGTCATCCACCAACCCGATGGCGCCGGGGAGGACGGGCTGAGCGAGCTCTGGATTGCGGCCCTGCAGGTGAAGGTGATGCTCTTCCGCGAGGCGATCCGGCAGCGGGGCGAAGCTCAGAACCAGGCCCTGGCCTGGCTCGGCGAACGGCTCCAACAGCTGGAACACACCCGGCACCTGGCACTTGGTGAGAACAACACGCTGCTGCAGGTGATCCATCCCCTCAGCAGCGAAGCCCGCGAGGAGCTGAGCCAGATCGAACACCACCTGCAGGAGCTGCAGCAAGCGATGGCAGAAGCGATGCAGCTGTCGGTCGATGGCATCCTCACCCGCCTTGACAGCAGCGATGTCACGCAGCAACTCGCCGATCTCGCTCTGGTGCTCTCCCTCGCTGAGAGCTCCGGCGGGATCCGGCACATGCCCGAGGGTGTTGCCGATTGGGCCCGCGAGCTGAGGCAGCAGCAGAGCCGCGACTTTGACCTCACCCGCTCCTTTGCAACCCTGCAGGACCACCGCTATGCGTTGGAGCCGGTGTTGCAGCAGCAGGGCGACGGCTGGGAAGCGGCCTACAGCGAACTGTTGTTCCGGTTGCCGCAGGAGCTGGAGGGCTCGATCAGCGTGCAGGAGCTGGTGCTGGCCCTCGAGCGCAACAACAACATCCACCTGCTCGATCAGCTGATGCTGCGGCGGGCCATCGCCCTGCTGCGCGAATCCGAAGACGCCACCCAGCAGTTGGGGGTGAACATCTCAGCGGTGAGCTTCGGATCGGACAAACACATCAAAGCCCTGTTCGCCCAGTTGCGTTCTCTGCCGGCGGCAGTGCGCCACCGCCTGGTACTGGAGGTGACCGAAACAGCCCTGGTGAATCGGCCTGAACTTTGGGCGCAAAGACTGCAACAACTCCGAGACTTCGGCGTTCGCATCGCGATCGACGACTTCGGCGTGGGGTATGCATCGATCGCCTACTTATTTCAGTTCAAACCCGACTTCCTCAAGCTCGACCTCAGCTACAGCCAACGCCTCGAAGACGCAAATGTGGATGCGCTGGTGAATTTCCTGGTGGGTTACGGAAAGCTCAACCACT includes:
- a CDS encoding EAL domain-containing protein; its protein translation is MDKLALLRSVRREWQCQRRDHPRRLNTALLIWAVLSAALAGVLVEQRWQLLQQRQSRQGQTDQGLLELRVNSHKITALDWGHWDPVYAYAGGADPSFPARELENSSIVEDGQGLMLVDSQQRPLLTRGSAVASGLSPELSRCLNGYLQQLAARSRAGQGDQAHGFYCAADDQSVIGAGTSIRRSSGTGPERGWLLHFSRIQRPSYNSAVNQAFSRINASLSSTPGVGGTPAPAVSELRPAAQVLTLKPAIPAWRQRWIAIEDVAPGWLGVNGLVAGAAAGTLLSLRQWRRRDLQMERAKRNQLRLLRQELPGPLLSRSELLQVIHQPDGAGEDGLSELWIAALQVKVMLFREAIRQRGEAQNQALAWLGERLQQLEHTRHLALGENNTLLQVIHPLSSEAREELSQIEHHLQELQQAMAEAMQLSVDGILTRLDSSDVTQQLADLALVLSLAESSGGIRHMPEGVADWARELRQQQSRDFDLTRSFATLQDHRYALEPVLQQQGDGWEAAYSELLFRLPQELEGSISVQELVLALERNNNIHLLDQLMLRRAIALLRESEDATQQLGVNISAVSFGSDKHIKALFAQLRSLPAAVRHRLVLEVTETALVNRPELWAQRLQQLRDFGVRIAIDDFGVGYASIAYLFQFKPDFLKLDLSYSQRLEDANVDALVNFLVGYGKLNHCGLILEGIETEEQLRYWQARGVRLFQGYLFRNLPKG